A region of the Deltaproteobacteria bacterium genome:
GTCAAGCCCCAATATTTCGTAATAGTCCCTTTTCATAACTTACACACCATCAGATTTTTTATTTACAACAACCATTGCGGGTCTCAGGAGTCTTTCTTTTAAAAAATAGCCTTTCTGATACTCTTTAATAACTATGCCGAAATCGTGGTCTTTGCTTTCTTCCTGATTTATAGCCTCATGTTTGCATGGGTCAAATCTTTCTCCAACTGAAGAAATCTGCTCAAGACCGAACTTTTTTAATATCACAAGAAATTGGTCAAGTGTAAGTTTGACCCCGTCTCTCAATGCATTAAAATCAGCATCTGCATTTATGTGTTCCAATGCCCTTTCAAGATTATCCACAACAACTATTAACTCTTTTATCAGCCGTTCATTTGCAAAGGTTATTAAATCTTCCTTTTCTCTATCTGTCCTTTTTCTGTAGTTGTTAAGGTCAGCGGATGACAGTAAAAACCTCTTGTAATTTTCTTCACACTCCCTTGTCTTTTCATCCAAGACACATTTTATCTGGTCTATCTCTTTCTGAAGCAGTGTTATGGCATCCTCTTTTTTTTCAGCCCCTTCTGCTAATTCCATGTGTTCTGCATCAGCACCTTCCTGTACTGATTCTATACTTGTAAATTTCTGCTCCTTATCATCCATACTATTGATTCCCCTCCCTATCCTTCATGGTTTTACTTAAAAGTTTTGCAGTATAATCAACTATGGGAATAATCCTAGAGTAATCCATCCTTATAGGTCCTGCAATTCCAACTGTGCACCTGCAATTGTCATTACCGTAAGGTGCAGTAACAAGACCCAGTCCATTTATCTCTTTATATTCATTATCAGAGCCTATGAATATCTGCATACAGTTTGATTCTATTGCCCTGTCCAGAAACCTTACAACGATGCCTTTTTTCTCAAATGCCTTAAATATCTCCTTTATTCTCTCAACATCTTTCACAAATTCAGGCTGATTCAATATATTTATTCTGCCGTCCATATATATATCAGCATCACAATCGCCTTTCACGACAGTATCGTTTATCATAAGAACCTTTTTCATTAGTTTATCATACAACCTTTTTTCTCTCCTCATTTCACTTAATACCACTTCCCTTAATTCACGCAGTGTGCGGCCGGCAGTAATGTTATTCAGATACTCTGACATTTGCACAAGTTCCTGCTGTGAGATTTTATTATCTATCTGCATAATCTTTGTCTGTACGATGCCAGCATCTGAAACGAGTATAACCATTATCTGTCTGATATTTATCTTAATAAATTCCAGATGATGGATTTTAATGCTGTCAAATCTGGGTGCAAGAACAATTCCCATGCAAGTTGATAATGCTGATAAGAGGAGTGAAGTTTCCTTCATTATAGATTCCATGTTACCTGTTGTCCTGTATATATCATTTATCATCTTCTTCTCATGAAGCGGAAGACTCTTTGCCTTCATTATGCTAGCAATGTATCGCATAAAGGCACTGGCTGTTGGTATCCTGCCTGCAGATTTATGAGGCTGTTTCAGATATCCCATGTCTTCAAGATATGCCATAATATTTCTTATAGTTGCAGGGCATAGAGTGCCGTTGAATCTGGCTGACACAGCACCTGAACTTACTGGTTCTGCTGTCTTCACATAGTCCAGAATAATGGCATGGAGAATTGCACTGTTTCGTTCTGATAATACTTCCATACGATTGGCACTTAAAGATGATAACTGCTAATTATAAAATACCAATGAGATTAAATATTGTCAAGGAAAGAGAAAGATTTGCGCCCTCTTTTCAATCTGCGTGCAGATGCCCCTGAGCATATTCACCTCTTTGTGCATAAGAGATGTTCTGCCGAAAAGCCGTTTGAACGATCTCATTATCAATTCTAAAAGATATTCGCCGCCTTTTTCTCCATAGCCAAGTTTTCGCAAGGTTTTTTCAAGGTGGATGTACATGCTGCTTATCTCCTCCATATTGGCAAGTCTGACAGGCTGACCCTTTTCCTCATTGGTTGTCTTAAACAGTTCATAGCATATCAATAACACAGCATGGGAAAGGTTGATTGATGGATATGACTTACTGGCAGGGATTTCAACTATATTTGAGCAGAGTTCTATATCTTCGTTAGAAAGCCCTTTGTCTTCTCTGCCGAAAAGGATTGATACCTTATTTTTTTGTGCTGCCCGAATTATCTGGGGCATGACATCATGAAAGGTCATGAGGGGATACCTGAGCCTGCCTTTTCTTCTTGTTGTGCCTATGACTAAAGAGGAGTCTAAAATTGCATTATCAAGATTTGAAAATACCTTTGCACCAAGAAGGACATCATCTGCCTTGCATGCCATTTTATATGCTTCGTCATTTTTATAATCTGTGGGATTTATGAGGACAAGGTTTTTTAGACCTGTATTCTTCATTGCCCTGGCAACAGAACCTATGTTGCCAGCACCCTGCGGTTCAACAAGGACGATGTTTATATTCTGGAAGGATTTATGCTCCAGAGGTAGAAAAATTAAGGGTTATAAATTATGAATTGTAAACTTAATTCCTAATTTATAATTGCATTACCCTTCTGTCTTATAATTCGGCGCCTCTTTTGTTATGGTTACATCGTGGACATGGCTCTCCCTTAGTCCTGATACTGTAATCTTAACAAACCTTGTGCTTTTCTGTAAATCCTTTATTGTCCTGCATCCGCAGTAGCCCATGCCTGATTTCAGGCCGCCTATGAGTTGATGTATACTTGAGGAAAGCGGTCCCTTGTAAGTTACTCTGCCCTCTATGCCTTCTGGCACAAATTTTAATTCACTTTCAACATCATCCTGAAAATATCTGTCCTTGCTCCCTTTCTTCATTGCCTCTATAGAACCCATGCCTCTGTATAACTTGTATGTCCTGCCTTGATAAAGGACTGTTTCACCGGGGGATTCCTCTGTGCCTGCAAAAAGTCCGCCGAGCATAACTGAATCAGCGCCTGCTGAAATTGCCTTTGTAATATCGCCTGAAAATTTTATGCCTCCGTCTGCTATCACAGGGATAT
Encoded here:
- the grpE gene encoding nucleotide exchange factor GrpE, producing the protein MDDKEQKFTSIESVQEGADAEHMELAEGAEKKEDAITLLQKEIDQIKCVLDEKTRECEENYKRFLLSSADLNNYRKRTDREKEDLITFANERLIKELIVVVDNLERALEHINADADFNALRDGVKLTLDQFLVILKKFGLEQISSVGERFDPCKHEAINQEESKDHDFGIVIKEYQKGYFLKERLLRPAMVVVNKKSDGV
- the hrcA gene encoding heat-inducible transcription repressor HrcA yields the protein MEVLSERNSAILHAIILDYVKTAEPVSSGAVSARFNGTLCPATIRNIMAYLEDMGYLKQPHKSAGRIPTASAFMRYIASIMKAKSLPLHEKKMINDIYRTTGNMESIMKETSLLLSALSTCMGIVLAPRFDSIKIHHLEFIKINIRQIMVILVSDAGIVQTKIMQIDNKISQQELVQMSEYLNNITAGRTLRELREVVLSEMRREKRLYDKLMKKVLMINDTVVKGDCDADIYMDGRINILNQPEFVKDVERIKEIFKAFEKKGIVVRFLDRAIESNCMQIFIGSDNEYKEINGLGLVTAPYGNDNCRCTVGIAGPIRMDYSRIIPIVDYTAKLLSKTMKDREGNQ
- a CDS encoding RNA methyltransferase, translated to MFLPLEHKSFQNINIVLVEPQGAGNIGSVARAMKNTGLKNLVLINPTDYKNDEAYKMACKADDVLLGAKVFSNLDNAILDSSLVIGTTRRKGRLRYPLMTFHDVMPQIIRAAQKNKVSILFGREDKGLSNEDIELCSNIVEIPASKSYPSINLSHAVLLICYELFKTTNEEKGQPVRLANMEEISSMYIHLEKTLRKLGYGEKGGEYLLELIMRSFKRLFGRTSLMHKEVNMLRGICTQIEKRAQIFLFP